A stretch of the Equus caballus isolate H_3958 breed thoroughbred chromosome X, TB-T2T, whole genome shotgun sequence genome encodes the following:
- the MORF4L2 gene encoding mortality factor 4-like protein 2 isoform X2, whose protein sequence is MQRSKMRGASSGKKTAGPQQKNLEPALPGRWGGRSAENPPSGSVRKTRKNKQKTPGNGDGGSTSEAPQPPRKKRARADPTVESEEVFKNRMEVKVKIPEELKPWLVEDWDLVTRQKQLFQLPAKKNVDAILEEYADCKKSQGNVDNKEYAVNEVVAGIKEYFNVMLGTQLLYKFERPQYAEILLAHPDAPMSQVYGAPHLLRLFVRIGAMLAYTPLDEKSLALLLGYLHDFLKYLAKNAASLFTASDYKVASAEYHRKAL, encoded by the coding sequence ATGCAGAGAAGTAAGATGAGAGGGGCCTCCTCAGGAAAGAAGACAGCTGGTCCACAGCAGAAGAATCTGGAACCGGCTCTCCCTGGCAGGTGGGGGGGTCGCTCTGCGGAGAACCCGCCTTCAGGATCTGTGaggaagacaagaaagaacaaacagaagaCTCCTGGAAACGGAGATGGTGGCAGTACCAGCGAAGCACCTCAGCCACCTCGGAAGAAAAGGGCCCGGGCAGACCCCACCGTTGAAAGTGAAGAGGTGTTTAAGAATAGAATGGAAGTTAAAGTGAAGATTCCTGAAGAATTAAAACCATGGCTTGTCGAGGACTGGGACTTAGTTACCAGGCAGAAGCAGCTGTTTCAACTCCCTGCTAAGAAAAATGTAGATGCCATTCTGGAAGAGTATGCAGATTGCAAGAAGTCGCAGGGAAATGTCGATAATAAGGAATATGCGGTTAATGAAGTCGTGGCAGgaataaaagaatatttcaacGTGATGTTGGGCACTCAGCTGCTCTACAAATTTGAGAGGCCCCAGTATGCTGAAATCCTCTTGGCTCACCCTGATGCGCCGATGTCCCAGGTTTATGGAGCGCCACACCTACTGAGATTATTCGTAAGAATCGGAGCAATGTTGGCATATACGCCCCTTGATGAGAAGAGCCTTGCATTATTGTTGGGCTATTTGCATGATTTCCTAAAATATCTGGCAAAGAATGCTGCGTCTCTGTTTACTGCCAGTGATTACAAGGTGGCTTCGGCTGAGTACCACCGCAAAGCCCTGTGA
- the MORF4L2 gene encoding mortality factor 4-like protein 2 isoform X1: MSSRKQGSQTRGQQSAEEDNFKKPTRSNMQRSKMRGASSGKKTAGPQQKNLEPALPGRWGGRSAENPPSGSVRKTRKNKQKTPGNGDGGSTSEAPQPPRKKRARADPTVESEEVFKNRMEVKVKIPEELKPWLVEDWDLVTRQKQLFQLPAKKNVDAILEEYADCKKSQGNVDNKEYAVNEVVAGIKEYFNVMLGTQLLYKFERPQYAEILLAHPDAPMSQVYGAPHLLRLFVRIGAMLAYTPLDEKSLALLLGYLHDFLKYLAKNAASLFTASDYKVASAEYHRKAL, encoded by the coding sequence ATGAGTTCCAGAAAGCAGGGTTCTCAAACTCGTGGACAACAATCTGCAGAAGAAGACAACTTCAAAAAACCAACTAGAAGCAATATGCAGAGAAGTAAGATGAGAGGGGCCTCCTCAGGAAAGAAGACAGCTGGTCCACAGCAGAAGAATCTGGAACCGGCTCTCCCTGGCAGGTGGGGGGGTCGCTCTGCGGAGAACCCGCCTTCAGGATCTGTGaggaagacaagaaagaacaaacagaagaCTCCTGGAAACGGAGATGGTGGCAGTACCAGCGAAGCACCTCAGCCACCTCGGAAGAAAAGGGCCCGGGCAGACCCCACCGTTGAAAGTGAAGAGGTGTTTAAGAATAGAATGGAAGTTAAAGTGAAGATTCCTGAAGAATTAAAACCATGGCTTGTCGAGGACTGGGACTTAGTTACCAGGCAGAAGCAGCTGTTTCAACTCCCTGCTAAGAAAAATGTAGATGCCATTCTGGAAGAGTATGCAGATTGCAAGAAGTCGCAGGGAAATGTCGATAATAAGGAATATGCGGTTAATGAAGTCGTGGCAGgaataaaagaatatttcaacGTGATGTTGGGCACTCAGCTGCTCTACAAATTTGAGAGGCCCCAGTATGCTGAAATCCTCTTGGCTCACCCTGATGCGCCGATGTCCCAGGTTTATGGAGCGCCACACCTACTGAGATTATTCGTAAGAATCGGAGCAATGTTGGCATATACGCCCCTTGATGAGAAGAGCCTTGCATTATTGTTGGGCTATTTGCATGATTTCCTAAAATATCTGGCAAAGAATGCTGCGTCTCTGTTTACTGCCAGTGATTACAAGGTGGCTTCGGCTGAGTACCACCGCAAAGCCCTGTGA